The proteins below come from a single Acidobacteriota bacterium genomic window:
- a CDS encoding PilZ domain-containing protein: MEAAFAQKRSEKRLKINFPLEVNLKTAVESIPLGRGLEDISRSGCRLRRYRFAGEIDLDAGTVYPVELRFRSERYVTRIRVVWVTEEHCGVRLTEAVPFWPVNF; the protein is encoded by the coding sequence ATGGAAGCGGCGTTTGCACAGAAGCGGTCGGAAAAGCGGCTCAAGATCAACTTCCCCCTGGAAGTGAACCTGAAAACCGCGGTCGAATCGATCCCCCTGGGGCGCGGGCTGGAGGATATCTCCAGGAGCGGCTGCCGGCTCAGGCGGTACCGCTTCGCCGGCGAGATCGATCTGGATGCGGGGACGGTCTATCCCGTCGAGCTGCGCTTCCGGTCGGAGCGCTACGTCACCCGGATCAGGGTGGTGTGGGTCACCGAGGAACACTGCGGCGTCCGCCTGACCGAAGCGGTGCCGTTCTGGCCGGTCAACTTCTGA